The sequence CGTGAACTATCGGGAACTTCATGCGCTTTCAGTTGGTACACCTTGCCACGGTCGGTAAAGAAGAGCAAGTTATCGAGCGAATTACAGGTCAACAGGTGGCGCACAATATCCTGTTCACGGGTCAGCATCCCCTTGATCCCTCGACCACCACGACGTTGAGTACGGTAGACATCGGGCAACTGGCGTTTGATATAGCCTCGGTCAGTCAGGGTGATCATCACCCGCACGTCGGGAATCAGATCTTCATCACTCACTTCGCCGGTCACATCGGGAATAATGCGTGTGCGCCGTGGATCACCATATTTTTCCTTCAGACGGGTGAGGTCTTGCTGGATAAGATGTAACACCTTCCGCGGATTAGCCAGAATATCTTCCAGCTCGGCGATAAGCTTGATCACCTCTTGATACTCATCCTCGATCTTCTTACGTTCAAGTGCAGCGAGGCGGCGTAGTTGCAGATCAAGAATCGCCTGAGCCTGGCGTTCGGTGAGCGAGAAGTTACTCATCAGATTATTCCGTGCGCTCTCGGCAGTCCGTGAGTCGCGGATGGTCTGGATGATCGCGTCCAGATTATCGAGCGCGATCTTCAATCCCTCCAGGATATGGGCACGTTCACGGGCACGGGCCAGGTCGAACTCCGTTCGGCGGCGAATGACCTCTTGCCGATGCGTGATGTACTCTTGCAATAACCGTTTGAGGGTTAAGACACGCGGCTGACGACCGTGCTCAACCAGTGCCAGCATGTTAATCCCAAAGGTAGTTTGCATCTGGGTATGCTTGTAAAGTGCGTTAAGCACCTTCTTGGGCTGAGCATCTTGTTTCAGCAAAATGACCAGCCGCATACCGTTGCGGTCACTTTCATCGCGGACATCGCGAATCCCCTCGATCTTCCGATCCTTGACCAACTCGGCAATACGCTCCTGGAGACGTGCTTTGTTGACCTGGTAGGGGAGTTCGGTAACCACGATCATGAAAGCCCCACGTCCGGCCTCTTCGATGTGGGTTTTTGCCCGTAACGTGATCTGGCCGCGACCGGTGCTGTAAGCAGCCAGAATTCCCTCCGTGCCTAAGATAAGCCCGGCAGTCGGAAAGTCTGGACCGGGAATAATCTTCATTAACTCCTCAACCGTGGCATCTGGATGATCGATCAGGTAGCTGATCGCATCACAGAGTTCATTGAGGTTGTGCGGAGGGATATTGGTTGCCATGCCGACGGCAATCCCAGAGGCACCGTTAAGAAGCAAATTGGGCAAAATTGCCGGCAAGACAACCGGTTCGCGGTAGCTGCCGTCGAAATTATCACGAAAATCGACGGTGTCTTTCTCAATCTCACTCAACAACTCTTCGGCAATAGGCGCTAAACGGGCCTCAGTATATCGCATAGCGGCAGGAGGATCGCCGTCGATTGAGCCAAAATTCCCCTGGCCGTCGATGAGCGGGTAGCGCATACTCCACGGCTGTGCCATGCGGGCCAGGGCATCGTAGACGGCACTGTCGCCATGAGGGTGCATCTTACCAAGTACATCACCGACGATACGGGCACTCTTTTTGTAGGGCTGGTTGCTCCGAAAGCCCATATCCCACATACCATAGAGAATGCGGCGCTGTACCGGTTTTAAGCCGTCGCGTGCATCAGGCAGGGCACGCGAGACGATGACGCTCATCGCGTAACTGAGGTAGGCCGTCCGCATCTCATTGGTAATGCTGACGGGCCGAACGATGCCGATTTCCATTGGTTGCTCCGTTAAATTGGTTTTAGCGCATTCTTATGCGATGTTCGCCATTTGCTATTATACCCGATCCACGTCGTTCTGTCCAATAAAATCCGAAAATTTGTTCGACATTTACGACTGTGTTACAATTCGGACAGGAACATCTATCAAAAAGGAGGAGGCATGAGTGCCGGATCACGTCCCTTAAATCGACTGGCCTACGAATCCAGTCCGTATTTGCAGCAGCACGCCGATAATCCGGTTGACTGGTACCCGTGGGGAGAGGAGGCTCTTGAGCGCGCCCGCCGTGAAGACAAACCGATCCTGGTCAGTATTGGCTACGCTGCCTGCCATTGGTGCCATGTCATGGCGCATGAAAGTTTTGCCGACCCTGAGATCGCAGCAATTCAAAACGAACACTTTATCAACATTAAGGTTGATCGTGAAGAACGGCCCGATCTCGATGCCATTTATATGGCAGCAGCACAAGCTCTGACGGGACGTGGTGGCTGGCCGCTCAATGTCTTTTGTCTCCCTGACGGGACACCGTTCTACGCCGGCACCTATTTTCCTCCTGACGCAAAGGCAGCACGGTACCGGATGCCCAGTTGGCGACAGGTGTTACTCTCAATTGCCGAAGCCTATCGCTCCCGGCGCGCCGAGGTGACAGCGTCAGCCCACGAGCTGCTCGATCATATTAAACTCCTGGCCCGTCCACTTCCAGAGACTGCCCCACTCGATGAGGCATTGTTGATTGAGGCCGCTGCCCAAATTGGGCGCGAGTTTGACCACCGGTACGGTGGTTTTGGTGATGCGCCTAAGTTTCCCCAACCGTTGGTGCTTGAGTTTTTATTACGTGCCCACCTGCGTGGCGATGTCCAGGCCTTACCGATGCTCCACCAAACGCTCGAGCAGATGGCACGCGGTGGAATGTACGATCAGGTGGGAGGAGGGTTTCACCGCTACAGCGTCGATGCACGCTGGCTGGTACCACATTTTGAGAAAATGCTCTACGATAACGCACTGCTGGCCGAGATTTACCATCTGGCGGCGCTGGTTACCGGCGATCCGTTCCTTGCCCGTATTGCCGACGAGACCTTCGCCTATCTGCTGCGCGATCTACGCCATTCTGATGGCGCATTCTTCAGTAGCGAGGACGCTGATAGCTTACCGGTAGCAGGGGCGGCCCACGCCGAGGAGGGTGCATTTTATGTCTGGACACCTGACGAACTGCGCGTTGCCCTCGGCGACGATGCAACGCTGGTTGGCGCCTACTATGGGGTAACACGCCAGGGAAATTTTGAAGGTCGTTCGATTTTACACGTGCCACGTCCGACAACCGCAGTAGCATCAATGCTCGGCGTGTCGGTTGAACGGTTGGAGGAGACGGTAGCGCGTGCACGCCCAATCTTGCGTGCATTCCGCGAGCGACGACCCCGCCCATTTCGTGATGAAAAGATTATTACCGCATGGAATGCGCTGGCAATCCGGGCGCTGGCAGTCGCGAGTGCGCGTGTCCCGGAATATCTGGGGTTTGCCCAACAGTGCGCCGATTTTCTGCTAACGAATCTGCGGCGTGCTGATGGTCGATTACTCCGAAGCTGGAAGGATGGGCGGCCGGGGCCAGCAGCGTTTCTCGAAGATTATGCGCTGCTTTGCGATGCGTTGATCGAGCTGCATGCGGCCAGTGGTGAAACTCGGTATCTGGCAATCGCCATCGAACTGGCCGATGCTCTACTCGATCTCTTTTGGGATGATCAGGCTGGAATGTTCTTCGACACCGGTTGCGATCAACCAGCATTGGTAACTCGTCCACGTGATCTGAGCGACAACGCAACACCCTCGGGTTCATCGGCAGCGGCCTACGCATTGTTGCGGCTCTACGCAATAACCGGACGTGAGCTGTATGCAACCCGCGCTCGGCAAGTACTTGAACAGGCGACGCCTATGTTGAAGCGCTTTCCGCTCGGGTTCGGTCGGATGTTATGTGCAGCCGATATTGCGATTGGCCCAACTCGTGAACTGGCAATTATTGGCCCGTCTGATCATCCGGCAACACAGGCCTTGGTTGCGGTGGCCCGTGCGGCATACCGGCCTCGTCTGGTCATTGTACGAGCAATGCCCAATGACCCGGTTGCATTGCTCAGCCCACTGCTCAGCGGACGCACGATGATCGACGATCGGCCCACCGCCTATCTCTGTGAGCAGTTTGCCTGTCAGTTACCGGTGACAACCCCTGAAGCACTCCAGGCGCAATTGGGTTGAGCAGCGGTATTGGGAAGACGACGCGCAGGGGGTTGAGAACCTGCCCCTAACGTAGTGAAGGAAGGTGTCACAGCCCAGAACTAGAAATTTGTTATGATTATCCAAGCGTCAACAACGATGACAGCTCTTCTGATAGTTAAGGAACCATCGCGGCATGCACATTCTTCACGTCGTTCAACTCTACTGGCCAGCACCGAGCGGAGCAGCGCGTTATTTTCAAGAGATCGGAGCGCGGCTGGTAGCTGAAGGTCATCGGGTTACTGTACTGACGACCGATGCCTTCGATCTTGAACATCTCTGGATGGCCGGAAAACGGCGGATTAGTGAGCCAACCGGTGAGCACGATGGAGTGATGATCCGACGGCTGACAATCCGGCGTTTACCTGCACCGGCCATGCTCTACCCGGTCATTCGGCGGCTGATGGTTGAGTTGGGGCGTGTCGGGCGGCCTGCAATCCCCTTCCTCCGCCGATTGGCAACCTTGACGCCGCAACTACCCGATCTTGCGACAGTCCTAACCGATCCGGCACTCGCCAACGTAGACATCGTTCATACCACCAACATTACGCTCGATTTTGCGCTGATCCCGGTCGCACGCTGGGCTGCCGAGCGTGGAATCACTCACATTTGTACACCCTTCGTACATCTGGGTGAACCGGGTAGTGAGCAGGTGGTGCGGTATTATGCTATGCCGCACCAGATCGAACTCCTCCGGCAGACAACCTGGGTGGCGACGATGACCGATATTGAACGGGCATACCTTATACGGCGTGGGATACCGGCCAGCCAGATTGTCACCGTTGGCGCGGGGGTCAATCCGACTGAAGTGACCGGTGGCGATGGAAGACGTTTTCGCACTACCTATCGAATCCATGGCCCGATGGTGTTAAGCCTTGGAGTAGCCGCCTTTGACAAAGGTACTGTTCATACCCTGGCTGCTATGCGGCGCCTGTGGGCACAGGGAAGCGACGCGATTTGGGTACAATGTGGGCCAGCTTTTGGCGGTTTCGCCGATACAGTAGCAGCATTGCAACCAGAGGAACAGGATCGAGTACGAATTCTCGGCTACGTTGATGATGCGACCCGACGTGATGCACTGGCGGCGGCCGATCTTTACGTGCAACCGTCACGCACCGATAGTTTTGGAATAACGTATCTTGAAGCGTGGTGTAACGGGATACCGGTCATTGGTGCTCGAGCAGGCGGTGTACCGGCTGTTGTGCGCCACGGTGTCGATGGCTTACTCGTGCCATTCGGCAATGTTACGGCTATTGCCGGCGCGATTGACCGCCTGCTTCGTGATCGGGTGCTGGCGCAAGCGTTGGGCGCAGCCGGACGGGCGCGAGTCTGGCGGGAATTGACCTGGGATGCAGTCTACGAGCGCATTCGCCCGCTGTACACCAATCACGATCATCGCCCACCAGCGTTGCGCGTAACCTCCATCAAGATACGGTCGTAGCGTTGACCATTGAAATGCACTGCACCGTGTAAACGCCCAACCTCACGAAATCCGGCAGCCAGGTACGTACGACGCGCCCGTTCATTAAAACTGTACACCCAGAGACTGATATTGTAGAGGTTGAGATACCGAAAGCCGTACTCGATCAACAACTGCACTGCTTCACGGCCGTAGCCCCTCCCCCACACGGTTTTATCACCGATAGCAATACCCAGCTCAGCGGTGCTGTGTAAAAGATTGATGTTGTGCAGGCTGCACGTACCGATCAAACGTTCAGAGTCCCGCAACACGATGGCAAATGTACGTTCGTGTTCAACGGCATTGGCCCTTGCTGCGATCCACTGCTGTTCTTGCTCAAGGGTAAAGCTACGCCCCTGCTGACCGAGCAGCGCAGTCAATTCCAGATCGGCAAACCACTGTGCTAACAATGCTGCATCTTCAGCAAAGATATGGCTCAGAAAGACCTTTTCTCCGGCCAGCACAACCGGACGGGGATGCAGGAAATTATTCATTAGTAGCTCCTTAGCGGTAAAGGCAATCCTATCGCCTTCACGCATCTTCATCACTGTTCATCAAGCGGGCGTAGCTCTCGTAGCGAGCTGGCGTGATTTCGCCACGCTCAACTGCGGCACGTACCGCGCAACGAGGCTCATGGAGATGCGTACAACCGACAAAGTAGCAATCACCGAGAAATGGACGAAACTCGCGAAAACACCAGGCAAGGTCGCTGGCCGGTAGATTCCAAAGCCCAATCTCGCGAATTCCCGGCGTGTCGGCGACATAGCCACCACCAGGTAGATTCAGCGGAATCAACTCAGCGACCGTCGTCGTGTGGCGGCCTTTAGACAGACGTTCACTAACTTCACCGGTACGCAGATTCAGACCGGGTTGGATCGCATTCAGCAGGCTACTCTTACCTACCCCCGACTTGCCGGTTACAACACTGATCTGGCCGGCCAGGCGGCTCCGCAGTTCATCAATGCCTTCACCGGTGATAATACTGGTATAGACAATAGGATAGCCAATATGTGCGTATGGGGCAAACATTGCTTCAGCCGTGCTGCGTTCGACCAAATCAATCTTGGTTGCGACAATCACAACCGGCAACCCACTATGCTCGCAAATAACCAGATAACGGTCGAGCATGCGGGGTGTGAAATCAGGTTGGGCACAAGCGAAGACTAGGAGCACCTGATCAACATTGGCAACAATCACATCCTCCTTATACGCACCACGTGACCCGGCAGCACGTCGTGCCAAGCGACTCCGTCGTGGCAGCACCGCTTCGATAGCACCCTGCCCATTTCCTACCGGTTGAACCTCAACCTGATCACCAATGACAACCAGATCGGTTGCCTGACGCTCTTTCTTAAGGCGGCCACGTAAACGACATTCCAGGATGCCTTGTTCTGTCTGCACCCAGAAGAAACCACTCTGCGCTCGTAAGACCGACCCAACCAGGCGGGTTGCGCCAGTTGTTGGAGTTGTCTCAAATGCGGTAGTGGGTATAGTTTTACGACTCATCGATCTTCAGCTCCGGCCAATAAACATCCAACGCACCAAAAGCTATGCGTATGATACGGTCGACAAACGGTAACCATCTCAAACCTTCTGGCGTTGCCGCAGTGATCGTAGGTTGTATTCGATATTTCCGCTCAGGTTTCGGCGGATGATACGATAATGAGCCATCTCGCTCAAGGATAATCATGACGATTCCCTCCACGTCGGCTGGTAACTGATGTTCTGCGGCATACCCGACAGCATCGTAAACGGACATATCAGCAATCCTTACTATTGCTGTGCCGAACCACCATCGCGACGTGGAGGGAATGAAAAAGGCTGTGGCAGCCGTAGCACCTCAGCCCGAATAAAGAGCGGGCTGCGGGTGCTTACTGGCTTCCCACAGCCCGCCGGTATCACAGGTTGCGCCTGTTTAGCCTGCGCTGTGTGAAGCCTCTCTCACGTCAGCGGAGTCGTTCGACACCATCAAAACAGTGCCTGTCATTACGTTCTGATGAATTACGAGTGTCATGAACGACCTCCTCTACGTGATTACATACTTCTTGCCCGTGCAGCATAGCATAGCAGTGATGAACTGTCAATGGAATTTCGCTCAGTCTTTTGACGGAATAGCGAAGATTTGTTGCAATGTCGCCGCAGTAACATTACGCCCACAGAGCAGCACAACAACGCGCTGTCCGGCCAGATCGCTGATCTGTTGTTCGAGCAGCGCAGCGAGTGGCACCGCAGCACTACCCTCTGCGATGAGATGATGTTCTTCGATAAGCCAGCGCATTGCACGAGCGATAGCCGGTTCATCGACCAGCAGCATCTCATCGAGCACCTGCTGCAAGATCGGCAGCGTTATGGTATCGGTAGCAATGTTACCGGCCAGGCCATCGGCCAGCGTTGGTTCATCGGCAACCGGTGCCACCCGCCCGGTGCGCAACGCAGCAGTCATGGCTGCGGAAGCGGCAGCCTGCACCCCAATCACCCGCACTCGTGGGTTCATTGCTTTAGCCCAGAGACCAACACCACTCGCCAGACCACCACCCCCAACCGCAACCACAATGACATCAATATCGGCCAATGTCTGCCAGATTTCAACTGCCAGCGTACCCTGACCAGCAATCACCAGCGGGTCATTGTAAGGTGAAATAAAATGCCAGCCGTACTCGGCGGCCATACGCAACGCTTCAGCCTCGGCTGCATCATAGCCCGTGCCATGCAAAACGACCTCAACCGGATAACGGCGCAAGGCCGCGATTTTGGCCGGAGAAGCTGTAGCCGGTACAACTAGCGTGGCCGTCGTACCTATCATGGCTGCGGTATGAGCAATACCCAGAGCATGATTACCGGCTGAGCAGGCTACCACGTGGGTCGTAGCCGGTAACTGACGCAGAGCATTCGCTGCACCACGAATCTTAAAACTACCGGTCACCTGGGCCAGCTCCAGCTTGAGCCAGACTTCGGCGCCGGTCAATGCACATAACGGCCGGCTTATCTCAAGCGGCGTGGGCTGAACGATCCCGGCGATACGTCGATGTGCAGCCAGTATATCGGCGGGTGTAGGGAACAACGGTTGTTTCATGAGCCTATTCCTGTTGCCTGAGCGGAGAAGAACACCGGAGCACTACCTACGAATGACCGCGAATCGGCTTTGGCCGATATGGCTCTTCTAAACGCTGAATCTCTTCAGGTGACAATTTCACATCGAGCGCAGCAACTGCCTCTTCGAGCTGGTACATTTTCGTGGCGCCGATGATAGGTGCAGTCACCTCCGGCTTATGAAGCAGCCAGGCCAGCGCAATCTGGGCATTACTGACCCCACGGGCACGAGCGATTTCACTTACCGTTCTATCATACCTACTCAAACCTACCTAAGCAGGTTCAAAGCTGACTTCCTGCTTCATCGAGGCCGGTTTCACGGCCATCTTGCGATGGCCGCCAGAGCCTTCCTCTCCACAGGCGTCACTTCCGGCGGAACTCGCCGTAGGGCCACGTTGGGCGGCAAGATTCTTCAAGTTGATCGCGGCATTGATGTCGCGATCGTGGATCGTGCCGCATTTCGGGCACGTCCACTGGCGCACCGACAGCGGCAAATCCTCGAGCTTGTGCCCACACGCCGAGCAAGTCTTGCTGCTGGCGAAGAAGCGATCTGCCACGACCACTTGCCCACCACGCATCGCTGCCTTGTAGTCCAACTGCCGTCGGAACTCGAAGAAACTCATGTCGGCAATAGCGCGTGCCAGATGCCGGTTTTTCAGCATCCCACGCACGTTCAGGTTTTCGATAACGATGGTGTGAAACCGCCGCGTAAGGTCGGACGTGAGCTTGTGCAAGGCATCTTGCCGGATATTGGCAATGCGGGCATGAAGCCTGGCGAGCTTCGCCTTGGCCTTACGCCAATTGGCTGAGCCTTTCTGCTTGCGACTTAGACTGCGCGAGAGCCTGCGCAAGCGCTTCAGAAGCGCTGTGTGCGGCTTGGGGCCAGCGATTTTCTCTCCCGTCGAGAGTGTTGCCATCGCCGAGACGCCCAAATCCACACCCACCACGCCTTGGTTCTCGGCGGGGCGCTTAGGTGGATTGTCGGTATCGACGGTGATGCTGACAAACCAGCGGTTGGCCACACGGGAGATCGTGGCCGACATGATCTTGCCAGCAAAGCGCAACGACTCACGCATGCGCACCCAACCAAGATTGGGGATGCGAATGCGGCAGCCGTCGATGCGGACCTGGTCGTTGGTGAGCGTGAAGCGGTCATCCTTTCCTTTTTTGCGGAATTGCGGGTATCTGGCGCGACCGGCAAAGAAGTTCTTGAACGCCTCGCCCAACTGGATGATCGCCATCTGTGGGGCGTTCTTCGTGACTGCCAGCATCCAGGGAAACTGCTCACGCTTGATGGCGTTGAGCTGGCGGCGCAAGGCGGCCTCAGAGGGTTTGGGCAAAGACGGGTCGGCTTTGTGGGCCTCATATTGCCTCTTCCACTCGGCCAGCGCCCAGTTGTAGGCAAAACGCGCCACACCGCAAGCCTTCTTGAAAGAGGTGGCCTGCTTGTTGTTGGGATCAAGTGCGATTTTATGCGCGATCAGCACGTCTGCGCCTCCTCGACAGCCTTCTTCACACCATCAATGAGCTTCTGGTTCTTGCGGCTGCGCGAACCGTACAAACGGGCCGAGCACACCGTAATGATCGCCAACACATCCCCGGCCAAATCTTCCTCAACCGTCGTGTCCTCGCCTTGATTGAGGATGACCACCTCGACGTTCTTTGCTTCACAGATGGCAAAGACCGGTTCCGCGCCAAAGCGCAACAGACGACCCGTGTGCGTGATGAGCAAGCGCCCAACATCGCCTGCAATGATGGCATTGAGCAAACGCTGCACGCCTTTCTTGTGGTAGTGCATGCCCGAACCCAGATCGGCGATGACCTCGCATGCCCAACCCTGGCGGGCACAGTACAACTCCAGCACCTGCTTCTGTCGCTCCAGGTCGTCTTTTTGGTCGTGGCGAGATACGCGGGCGTAGGCGATGGTTGTACGGTCTTGGGGCGCGGCGCGAAACAACTCAGGCTTGAGCTTGGCAAGATCATACCGGCGCTGCCCTCCAGCTGTGCGCTCAGGTAGCAACTTGCCTTCGCGTTCCCATCGCCGCAGCGTCGTAATCGACACACCCAACGCCGCAGATGCCTCGCCTATCGCTCCATATCTCTCCATAATAGATAGTATTAGTCAGTTATGGATAGTTTTCAAGCGAACTGTTCAAACCCCAGAGTCACGAATGGCGCGACCTAAAATCTCTTCGCTCAACCCCAACGAATACATATCGGCCGTATCGAAGAAATTGATCCCCAATTCTAGCGCCCGAAAGATAAAGGGCCGACTGGCAGCTTCGTCGAGCACCCATTCCCGCCAGCTTGGCGAACCATAGCTCATACAACCCAAACAGATACGCGAAACCTGCATCCCGGTTGAGCCGAAACGTGTGTACTGCATACGATGACACCTCTTATCAAGAAGCGGGTAACAGTCGTATTATAACGAAGCTGGGCAGGTTGCAGAACCATACAGGTGAGCAAGGAAGGGTTTTCAACGTTGCCGGTTTTCGATCGTGTTCGATGCGCTGATGCCTGTCTTGCACCCGCTCCTACATCGTGCGAGGAGGGGAGACAGGTTGGAAACTCACCTGCCCTCCCACCCCTATGTTCTCTCTCCTACTTCTATGTTTCGCTTGACCACTCTGCCAGCACATGTTAGAGTCAGTCTACTATGGCAACTGTTATTCTGCTTCCCGGTCGCGAACGACCGGTTATTCAACGACATCCATGGATCTTCTCTGGAGCTATCGCCGAGGTACGCGGAAATCCGGCGCCTGGTGCGGTCGTCGATGTGTACGCTCATGACGGAAGCTGGCTGGCCCGTGGCTTTTGGAGCAGCACCTCACAACTGCGTGTGCGACTGGCTACCTGGGAACGAACCCAACTGCTCGATGAAACGTGGCTCCACGAAGCGATTGCACGGGCAATTACCGGACGCGAAAAATGGCTCCACAACCCGGCCATTGCCTGCCGGCTGGTGTTTAGCGAGTCGGATGGTATCCCTGGCCTGATCGTGGATCGGTACGGCTGCTATCTGGTTATCCAATTGCTCACGCAGGCAATGGCAACCCGAGCCGATCAGGTGATAAAAGTATTAGTGGATTTACTCGCCCCACGCGGTATCTACGAACGGAGCGATGCCGAGGTACGAGAGAAAGAATCGCTCCCACCGGCTGTGGGATTGCGCTGGGGGGAAGCGCCACCTCGCTTACCGGTAACGTTGATAACCGGTCTCGATCAACTCGCCAGCGAACGACGTATGTTCGCCGATCTGCAAACCGGTCAGAAGACCGGTATCTACCTTGATCAGGCGATTAACCATCTGCGAGTAGGAGCTTACTGTAGCGACGCCGATACACTCGACTGTTTTTCTTACGCCGGTGGATTTGCGCTGGCGGCTGCCCGTGCTGGTGCCCGTCAGCTTACGCTGATCGATGCCAGTGCTGAAGCCCTCGCCTTGGCTGCCGATAACCTCCGCCTAAACGATCTGTCGATACCAACTGAATTGGTTGAGGGTGATGCGTTTCAGATTCTGCGTCAATACCGCAACGAGCATCGTCAATTTGATGTGGTCATCCTCGATCCACCGAAATTTGTCCACCAGCAATCTCACCTGCAACGCGCCACCCGTGGCTACAAAGATATTAATTTGCAGGCACTGCACCTGATCCGGAGTGGGGGGATATTAGCAACATTCAGTTGTTCGGGTCTGGTTTCAGCCGATCTCTTTCAGAAAATTATCTTTGGCGCTGCAATTGATGCCGGACGCGATGTACAAATCCTCGAACGGCTGACTCAGGCGCCTGATCATCCAGTGCTCCTGACGTTTCCAGAAAGTGAATATCTCAAAGGATTGATCTGTCGGGTGTGGTAAACTATTTGCATCCTTGTTTATTGTCGATCGGCTATGAACTTCACAATCTTTGAAGATGGTCATATCGCCAGCCCAACCGGGTTCCGCGCCACCGGCATTTCTGCCGGCCTGAAAGAGGGGAGCAAGGCACGTGATCTGGCCCTCGTCTACTCTCAATATCCATGCCGTGCAGCAGCCTTGTTCACAACCAGCGTCTTCAAAGCGGCGCCGGTGTTTCTGAGTCAGGCCATTTTGCTGCGTAACCACGATGCGATCCGGGCCGTGTTGATTAACGCCGGTCAAGCAAACGCTGGCACCGGCCAGAACGGACTGAATGATGCGATTGAGTGCGCCAAGATAACAGCCGATGAGCTAGAAGTGCCACGCGATTCAGTGCTGTTGATGTCAACCGGTCTGATTGGGGTACCACTGCCGATGCAACGAATGCGCAACGGTATTCGACGGGCAGTAAGTGAACTCGATAGTAATGGGGGACGGCGAGCTGCGCTGGCGATACTTACCACCGACACACGTCCCAAGGAACGAGTCCTGCGCGTTTCGTTGCGGAACGGCCCACGTTACACGCTGGCCGGAATGGCGAAGGGAACCCGCATGATCCACCCCCGGCTGGCGACGCTGTTGGCTCTCATCACTACTGACCTGGCGATCAGCCAACCACTGCTGCAACGAGCACTACGACAGAGTGTCGATCGTTCGTTCAATCGGTTGAACATTGACGGTGACTGTAGCCCAAATGATAGTGTGATTATGCTGGCGAATGGTGCTATCGACCATCCACCAATCACTGACTCAAGTACCTGGGAGTTTGGTGTCTTTCAGGAAGCCCTCGACTTCTTGTGCGCCGATCTGGCAAACCAAATTGTGCGCGATGCAGCCGGTTCTGGTAAAGTGATTAAGGTGGTGGTGCAGGGGGCCGCCGATGAAGCGACAGCTCAGGCTATTGCCCATGCCGTGGCCCGCTCCGGCTCGGTGCGAGCAGCCTGTCGGCGCAACTCATCCGATTGGGGTGCACTCCTGGCTGCTATTGGCGCTAGCGCTGTTGAGTTGCGTCCTGATCTCCTTGATCTTCGGATCGGGACGGTGCCGGTTATGCTTCGCGGTACGCCCGTTCCGTTTGACCCGACGAACCTGGTGCAGACGATGTCGGGCCCTGAAGTCGAATTGATGATCGACCTCAATCTTGGCCTGGCCGAAACAACCGTCTGGACCTGCACGTGGACAGATGGGTGAATCTTTATGGAACAAACTTTGCCATTATTTCCGCTCGGCTCGCTGCTCTTTCCCGGTAGCATCATGAGTTTGCACATCTTCGAACAACGTTATCGCCTGATGATCGGTCGTTGTCTGGCCGAACAAC comes from Chloroflexus sp. Y-396-1 and encodes:
- the argJ gene encoding bifunctional glutamate N-acetyltransferase/amino-acid acetyltransferase ArgJ, which produces MNFTIFEDGHIASPTGFRATGISAGLKEGSKARDLALVYSQYPCRAAALFTTSVFKAAPVFLSQAILLRNHDAIRAVLINAGQANAGTGQNGLNDAIECAKITADELEVPRDSVLLMSTGLIGVPLPMQRMRNGIRRAVSELDSNGGRRAALAILTTDTRPKERVLRVSLRNGPRYTLAGMAKGTRMIHPRLATLLALITTDLAISQPLLQRALRQSVDRSFNRLNIDGDCSPNDSVIMLANGAIDHPPITDSSTWEFGVFQEALDFLCADLANQIVRDAAGSGKVIKVVVQGAADEATAQAIAHAVARSGSVRAACRRNSSDWGALLAAIGASAVELRPDLLDLRIGTVPVMLRGTPVPFDPTNLVQTMSGPEVELMIDLNLGLAETTVWTCTWTDG